The following proteins are encoded in a genomic region of Glycine max cultivar Williams 82 chromosome 18, Glycine_max_v4.0, whole genome shotgun sequence:
- the LOC121172634 gene encoding E3 ubiquitin-protein ligase RDUF1, with translation MASLGSPSSSFWCYRCNRIVRVPQNDAVLLCPDCNSGFLEELQTPPHSRRSTRGGGGSPFNPVIVLRNANDVVSPETRNFELYYNDAVSGSSGPSTLRPLPQGVTEFLLGSGFDNLLDQLDGAAGGSAPPPPAAASKAAIESMPVVKILASHTYAESHCAVCMENFEINCDAREMPCGHVYHSECIVPWLSVRNSCPVCRHEVPSDEVEESNSNSNNNTVGLTIWRLPGGGFAVGRFIGGRELPLVYTEMDGGFNGANGAPRRVAWDSSVGRSRESRGFGSALRNVFSYFGRVRSSFSRRTRNSRANGRSRS, from the coding sequence atggcATCACTGGGATCTCCGTCTTCATCATTCTGGTGCTACCGCTGCAACCGCATCGTTAGGGTTCCACAAAACGACGCCGTTCTCCTCTGCCCAGATTGCAACTCCGGCTTCCTAGAAGAGCTACAAACCCCTCCCCACTCGCGCCGATCCACGCGCGGCGGCGGCGGGTCCCCCTTCAACCCGGTAATCGTCCTCCGCAACGCGAACGACGTCGTCTCGCCCGAAACGCGGAACTTCGAACTCTACTACAACGACGCCGTTTCAGGTTCCTCCGGCCCAAGCACTCTCCGCCCCTTACCGCAAGGAGTAACCGAGTTTCTTTTGGGCTCGGGCTTCGACAATTTACTCGACCAGCTCGACGGCGCCGCGGGGGGCAGCGCTCCGCCTCCCCCCGCGGCGGCGTCGAAAGCGGCGATTGAGTCGATGCCGGTGGTTAAGATCCTCGCGAGCCACACCTACGCAGAATCCCACTGCGCGGTTTGCATGGAGAATTTTGAGATCAACTGCGACGCACGTGAGATGCCGTGCGGGCACGTGTACCACTCAGAGTGCATCGTGCCGTGGCTCTCGGTGAGAAACTCGTGCCCCGTGTGCCGCCACGAGGTTCCTTCCGATGAAGTTGAAGAAAGTAATAGTAATAGTAACAATAATACTGTGGGGTTGACTATTTGGAGACTTCCTGGGGGGGGATTCGCTGTGGGCAGGTTCATCGGAGGGAGGGAGCTCCCGCTGGTTTACACGGAGATGGACGGAGGGTTTAACGGCGCTAACGGCGCTCCCAGAAGAGTCGCTTGGGATAGCTCTGTTGGGAGGTCTAGGGAGAGCAGAGGGTTCGGTTCTGCTCTGAGGAATGTCTTTTCGTATTTCGGGAGGGTGAGGAGCTCGTTTTCTCGCCGAACGAGAAATTCGCGTGCCAACGGAAGATCTcgctcttaa